From one Phycodurus eques isolate BA_2022a chromosome 6, UOR_Pequ_1.1, whole genome shotgun sequence genomic stretch:
- the LOC133403708 gene encoding sodium/calcium exchanger 1-like isoform X7 yields MFLGVSIIADRFMASIEVITSQERQITVKKANGTKFTTTVRIWNETVSNLTLMALGSSAPEILLSVVEICGHNFDAGELGPNTIVGSAAFNMFVIIGLCVYVIPDGETRRVKHLRVFFVTATWSVFAYTWLYLILAYFSPGIVEIWEGLLTLFFFPVCVSFAYVADRRLLFYKYVYKRYRAGKRRGVIIETEGEPELPSKANVKKPACDREPFDAELGVEVPAEDGQAGMAKELKLKYPDKETQQLMKLATCRGLTQQEKSCAFYFCHASQITTGTDNIPKKESAADLNQRVTRCDLTSQMSENDRSAKVFFQPAVYQCLENCASVALNLCRGGNLSTTVAVDFQTQDGTAKAGSDFGFTKGTVVFRAGETQKEIRINIIDDDIFEEEEHFLVHLSGVRVLSAASGAATDSDSPAGLGLLCTATVTIFDDDHAGIFTFEEPTVTVSESVGVMEVRVVRTAGARGAVAVPYRTIEGTAKGGGEDFEDTHGVLEFDNDEICKTLQINIIDDEKYEKNKSFWVQMDEPRLLEMSQRKGGFIRTGKDVYRKLQPQEQPNPSSIVSISEGAEDLGTKEEEERRVARMGRPMLGEHVKLEVVIEESYEFKSAVDKVLKKTRLAVLVETTSWREQFVEAITVSGGDNDDSGSGGGKKLPSALDYVLHFLTVFWKLLFVLVPPTDYWNGWACFVVSIVVIGILTAVIGDLASHFGCTVGLKDSVTAVVFVALGTSVPDTFASKAAASQDQYADASIGNVTGSNAVNVFLGIGVAWSIAAIYHYSKNQVFRVDPGTLAFSVTLFTIFAFICIAVLMYRRRPEIGGELGGPPLAKTVTAGLFFSLWLMYIFLSSLEAYCHIRGF; encoded by the exons ATGTTTCTGGGTGTTTCCATCATTGCCGACCGCTTTATGGCATCCATCGAGGTCATCACATCCCAGGAGCGACagatcactgtaaaaaaagCCAACGGGACGAAGTTCACAACCACCGTGCGCATCTGGAACGAGACCGTGTCTAACCTGACTCTCATGGCGCTGGGTTCATCCGCTCCGGAAATCCTGCTCTCTGTCGTCGAGATTTGCGGTCATAACTTTGACGCCGGCGAACTGGGGCCCAACACCATCGTGGGAAGCGCCGCCTTTAACATGTTCGTCATCATCGGCCTTTGCGTTTATGTCATTCCCGACGGAGAGACCCGCAGGGTCAAGCACCTCCGAGTGTTTTTCGTCACGGCCACCTGGAGCGTCTTTGCCTACACATGGCTCTACCTCATCCTGGCCTACTTCTCTCCGGGCATCGTGGAGATTTGGGAGGGGCTCCTGACCCTCTTCTTCTTTCCCGTTTGTGTCAGCTTTGCGTACGTGGCTGACCGGCGCCTCCTGTTCTACAAGTACGTGTACAAGCGTTACCGAGCTGGAAAGCGCAGAGGGGTGATCATCGAAACCGAGGGTGAGCCGGAGCTTCCCTCCAAAGCCAACGTCAAAAAGCCGGCCTGCGACAGGGAGCCGTTTGATGCCGAGCTGGGCGTTGAGGTGCCAGCGGAAGACGGCCAGGCGGGGATGGCGAAGGAGTTGAAACTGAAGTATCCCGATAAGGAGACGCAGCAGCTAATGAAGCTAGCCACCTGCCGCGGTTTAACACAGCAGGAGAAGAGTTGTGCGTTCTACTTCTGCCATGCCTCGCAGATCACGACAGGGACCGACAACATCCCGAAAAAGGAGTCGGCCGCCGACCTGAACCAGAGAGTCACTCGGTGCGACTTAACATCTCAGATGTCAGAAAATGACCGGTCCGCTAAGGTGTTCTTCCAGCCAGCGGTCTACCAGTGCTTAGAGAACTGCGCCAGCGTTGCGCTGAATTTGTGTCGAGGAGGAAATCTGAGCACAACCGTTGCTGTCGACTTTCAGACGCAAGATGGCACCGCTAAAGCTGGTTCAGACTTTGGCTTCACAAAGGGAACGGTAGTGTTCAGAGCCGGCGAGACACAAAAGGAAATCCGTATCAACATCATCGACGATGACATctttgaggaggaggagcactTCCTGGTCCACTTGAGCGGCGTGAGGGTCCTGTCCGCCGCCAGCGGAGCGGCGACGGACAGCGACAGCCCAGCGGGTTTGGGTTTGCTCTGCACAGCCACAGTCACCATCTTTGACGACGACCACGCGGGCATCTTCACCTTCGAGGAGCCCACGGTGACCGTGAGTGAGAGCGTCGGCGTGATGGAAGTCAGAGTGGTCCGGACCGCGGGGGCTCGGGGAGCTGTGGCCGTGCCGTACAGAACCATCGAGGGGACCGCCAAAGGTGGCGGTGAAGACTTTGAAGACACTCACGGTGTCCTGGAGTTTGACAACGATGAGATCTG TAAAACGCTGCAAATCAACATCATCGATGACGAAAAGTACGAGAAGAACAAAAGTTTTTGGGTGCAGATGGACGAGCCGCGACTTCTGGAGATGAGCCAAAGGAAAG gtgGATTCATTCGAACAG GCAAAGACGTCTACAGAAAGCTACAACCGCAAGAACAACCGAACCCCTCTTCCATTGTTAGCATCTCAG AGGGAGCTGAGGACTTGGGGacaaaggaggaagaggagcggcGCGTCGCACGGATGGGTCGACCGATGTTGGGCGAACACGTCAAACTGGAAGTCGTCATTGAGGAGTCGTACGAGTTTAAG AGCGCAGTGGACAAGGTGCTGAAGAAGACGAGACTGGCCGTGCTGGTGGAAACGACGTCGTGGCGAGAACAATTTGTGGAGGCCATCACAGTCA GCGGTGGCGACAACGACGACAGCGGCAGTGGAGGTGGAAAGAAGCTGCCCTCCGCTCTGGACTACGTCCTGCATTTCCTGACCGTCTTCTGGAAGCTTCTGTTCGTGTTGGTCCCACCCACTGACTACTGGAACGGCTGGGCGTGCTTCGTGGTCTCGATCGTGGTTATCGGCATCCTGACGGCGGTCATCGGGGACCTGGCATCGCACTTCGGCTGCACGGTGGGTCTGAAGGACTCGGTCACAGCTGTGGTGTTTGTTGCACTGGGCACATCAGTACCTG ATACCTTCGCTAGCAAGGCGGCGGCCAGCCAGGACCAGTACGCCGACGCCTCTATCGGCAACGTGACAGGAAGCAATGCCGTCAACGTGTTCCTGGGCATCGGTGTGGCCTGGTCCATCGCTGCCATTTACCACTACTCCAAAAACCAGGTGTTCAGGGTGGACCCGGGAACGCTAGCTTTCTCAGTCACCCTCTTCACCATCTTCGCCTTCATCTGCATCGCCGTCCTCATGTACCGGCGCCGACCCGAGATCGGTGGAGAACTGGGCGGACCGCCGCTCGCTAAGACGGTGACTGCCGGCTTGTTCTTCAGCCTGTGGTTGATGTACATCTTCCTGTCCTCGCTCGAGGCCTACTGCCACATCCGCGGCTTCTGA
- the LOC133403708 gene encoding sodium/calcium exchanger 1-like isoform X22 — MFLGVSIIADRFMASIEVITSQERQITVKKANGTKFTTTVRIWNETVSNLTLMALGSSAPEILLSVVEICGHNFDAGELGPNTIVGSAAFNMFVIIGLCVYVIPDGETRRVKHLRVFFVTATWSVFAYTWLYLILAYFSPGIVEIWEGLLTLFFFPVCVSFAYVADRRLLFYKYVYKRYRAGKRRGVIIETEGEPELPSKANVKKPACDREPFDAELGVEVPAEDGQAGMAKELKLKYPDKETQQLMKLATCRGLTQQEKSCAFYFCHASQITTGTDNIPKKESAADLNQRVTRCDLTSQMSENDRSAKVFFQPAVYQCLENCASVALNLCRGGNLSTTVAVDFQTQDGTAKAGSDFGFTKGTVVFRAGETQKEIRINIIDDDIFEEEEHFLVHLSGVRVLSAASGAATDSDSPAGLGLLCTATVTIFDDDHAGIFTFEEPTVTVSESVGVMEVRVVRTAGARGAVAVPYRTIEGTAKGGGEDFEDTHGVLEFDNDEICKTLQINIIDDEKYEKNKSFWVQMDEPRLLEMSQRKGLSELLLETEDLGTKEEEERRVARMGRPMLGEHVKLEVVIEESYEFKSAVDKVLKKTRLAVLVETTSWREQFVEAITVSAGGGDNDDSGSGGGKKLPSALDYVLHFLTVFWKLLFVLVPPTDYWNGWACFVVSIVVIGILTAVIGDLASHFGCTVGLKDSVTAVVFVALGTSVPDTFASKAAASQDQYADASIGNVTGSNAVNVFLGIGVAWSIAAIYHYSKNQVFRVDPGTLAFSVTLFTIFAFICIAVLMYRRRPEIGGELGGPPLAKTVTAGLFFSLWLMYIFLSSLEAYCHIRGF; from the exons ATGTTTCTGGGTGTTTCCATCATTGCCGACCGCTTTATGGCATCCATCGAGGTCATCACATCCCAGGAGCGACagatcactgtaaaaaaagCCAACGGGACGAAGTTCACAACCACCGTGCGCATCTGGAACGAGACCGTGTCTAACCTGACTCTCATGGCGCTGGGTTCATCCGCTCCGGAAATCCTGCTCTCTGTCGTCGAGATTTGCGGTCATAACTTTGACGCCGGCGAACTGGGGCCCAACACCATCGTGGGAAGCGCCGCCTTTAACATGTTCGTCATCATCGGCCTTTGCGTTTATGTCATTCCCGACGGAGAGACCCGCAGGGTCAAGCACCTCCGAGTGTTTTTCGTCACGGCCACCTGGAGCGTCTTTGCCTACACATGGCTCTACCTCATCCTGGCCTACTTCTCTCCGGGCATCGTGGAGATTTGGGAGGGGCTCCTGACCCTCTTCTTCTTTCCCGTTTGTGTCAGCTTTGCGTACGTGGCTGACCGGCGCCTCCTGTTCTACAAGTACGTGTACAAGCGTTACCGAGCTGGAAAGCGCAGAGGGGTGATCATCGAAACCGAGGGTGAGCCGGAGCTTCCCTCCAAAGCCAACGTCAAAAAGCCGGCCTGCGACAGGGAGCCGTTTGATGCCGAGCTGGGCGTTGAGGTGCCAGCGGAAGACGGCCAGGCGGGGATGGCGAAGGAGTTGAAACTGAAGTATCCCGATAAGGAGACGCAGCAGCTAATGAAGCTAGCCACCTGCCGCGGTTTAACACAGCAGGAGAAGAGTTGTGCGTTCTACTTCTGCCATGCCTCGCAGATCACGACAGGGACCGACAACATCCCGAAAAAGGAGTCGGCCGCCGACCTGAACCAGAGAGTCACTCGGTGCGACTTAACATCTCAGATGTCAGAAAATGACCGGTCCGCTAAGGTGTTCTTCCAGCCAGCGGTCTACCAGTGCTTAGAGAACTGCGCCAGCGTTGCGCTGAATTTGTGTCGAGGAGGAAATCTGAGCACAACCGTTGCTGTCGACTTTCAGACGCAAGATGGCACCGCTAAAGCTGGTTCAGACTTTGGCTTCACAAAGGGAACGGTAGTGTTCAGAGCCGGCGAGACACAAAAGGAAATCCGTATCAACATCATCGACGATGACATctttgaggaggaggagcactTCCTGGTCCACTTGAGCGGCGTGAGGGTCCTGTCCGCCGCCAGCGGAGCGGCGACGGACAGCGACAGCCCAGCGGGTTTGGGTTTGCTCTGCACAGCCACAGTCACCATCTTTGACGACGACCACGCGGGCATCTTCACCTTCGAGGAGCCCACGGTGACCGTGAGTGAGAGCGTCGGCGTGATGGAAGTCAGAGTGGTCCGGACCGCGGGGGCTCGGGGAGCTGTGGCCGTGCCGTACAGAACCATCGAGGGGACCGCCAAAGGTGGCGGTGAAGACTTTGAAGACACTCACGGTGTCCTGGAGTTTGACAACGATGAGATCTG TAAAACGCTGCAAATCAACATCATCGATGACGAAAAGTACGAGAAGAACAAAAGTTTTTGGGTGCAGATGGACGAGCCGCGACTTCTGGAGATGAGCCAAAGGAAAG GACTATCTGAGTTACTTTTAGAGA CTGAGGACTTGGGGacaaaggaggaagaggagcggcGCGTCGCACGGATGGGTCGACCGATGTTGGGCGAACACGTCAAACTGGAAGTCGTCATTGAGGAGTCGTACGAGTTTAAG AGCGCAGTGGACAAGGTGCTGAAGAAGACGAGACTGGCCGTGCTGGTGGAAACGACGTCGTGGCGAGAACAATTTGTGGAGGCCATCACAGTCAGCGCAg GCGGTGGCGACAACGACGACAGCGGCAGTGGAGGTGGAAAGAAGCTGCCCTCCGCTCTGGACTACGTCCTGCATTTCCTGACCGTCTTCTGGAAGCTTCTGTTCGTGTTGGTCCCACCCACTGACTACTGGAACGGCTGGGCGTGCTTCGTGGTCTCGATCGTGGTTATCGGCATCCTGACGGCGGTCATCGGGGACCTGGCATCGCACTTCGGCTGCACGGTGGGTCTGAAGGACTCGGTCACAGCTGTGGTGTTTGTTGCACTGGGCACATCAGTACCTG ATACCTTCGCTAGCAAGGCGGCGGCCAGCCAGGACCAGTACGCCGACGCCTCTATCGGCAACGTGACAGGAAGCAATGCCGTCAACGTGTTCCTGGGCATCGGTGTGGCCTGGTCCATCGCTGCCATTTACCACTACTCCAAAAACCAGGTGTTCAGGGTGGACCCGGGAACGCTAGCTTTCTCAGTCACCCTCTTCACCATCTTCGCCTTCATCTGCATCGCCGTCCTCATGTACCGGCGCCGACCCGAGATCGGTGGAGAACTGGGCGGACCGCCGCTCGCTAAGACGGTGACTGCCGGCTTGTTCTTCAGCCTGTGGTTGATGTACATCTTCCTGTCCTCGCTCGAGGCCTACTGCCACATCCGCGGCTTCTGA
- the LOC133403708 gene encoding sodium/calcium exchanger 1-like isoform X3 has translation MFLGVSIIADRFMASIEVITSQERQITVKKANGTKFTTTVRIWNETVSNLTLMALGSSAPEILLSVVEICGHNFDAGELGPNTIVGSAAFNMFVIIGLCVYVIPDGETRRVKHLRVFFVTATWSVFAYTWLYLILAYFSPGIVEIWEGLLTLFFFPVCVSFAYVADRRLLFYKYVYKRYRAGKRRGVIIETEGEPELPSKANVKKPACDREPFDAELGVEVPAEDGQAGMAKELKLKYPDKETQQLMKLATCRGLTQQEKSCAFYFCHASQITTGTDNIPKKESAADLNQRVTRCDLTSQMSENDRSAKVFFQPAVYQCLENCASVALNLCRGGNLSTTVAVDFQTQDGTAKAGSDFGFTKGTVVFRAGETQKEIRINIIDDDIFEEEEHFLVHLSGVRVLSAASGAATDSDSPAGLGLLCTATVTIFDDDHAGIFTFEEPTVTVSESVGVMEVRVVRTAGARGAVAVPYRTIEGTAKGGGEDFEDTHGVLEFDNDEICKTLQINIIDDEKYEKNKSFWVQMDEPRLLEMSQRKAVLLREVGGFIRTGKDVYRKLQPQEQPNPSSIVSISEGAEDLGTKEEEERRVARMGRPMLGEHVKLEVVIEESYEFKSAVDKVLKKTRLAVLVETTSWREQFVEAITVSGGDNDDSGSGGGKKLPSALDYVLHFLTVFWKLLFVLVPPTDYWNGWACFVVSIVVIGILTAVIGDLASHFGCTVGLKDSVTAVVFVALGTSVPDTFASKAAASQDQYADASIGNVTGSNAVNVFLGIGVAWSIAAIYHYSKNQVFRVDPGTLAFSVTLFTIFAFICIAVLMYRRRPEIGGELGGPPLAKTVTAGLFFSLWLMYIFLSSLEAYCHIRGF, from the exons ATGTTTCTGGGTGTTTCCATCATTGCCGACCGCTTTATGGCATCCATCGAGGTCATCACATCCCAGGAGCGACagatcactgtaaaaaaagCCAACGGGACGAAGTTCACAACCACCGTGCGCATCTGGAACGAGACCGTGTCTAACCTGACTCTCATGGCGCTGGGTTCATCCGCTCCGGAAATCCTGCTCTCTGTCGTCGAGATTTGCGGTCATAACTTTGACGCCGGCGAACTGGGGCCCAACACCATCGTGGGAAGCGCCGCCTTTAACATGTTCGTCATCATCGGCCTTTGCGTTTATGTCATTCCCGACGGAGAGACCCGCAGGGTCAAGCACCTCCGAGTGTTTTTCGTCACGGCCACCTGGAGCGTCTTTGCCTACACATGGCTCTACCTCATCCTGGCCTACTTCTCTCCGGGCATCGTGGAGATTTGGGAGGGGCTCCTGACCCTCTTCTTCTTTCCCGTTTGTGTCAGCTTTGCGTACGTGGCTGACCGGCGCCTCCTGTTCTACAAGTACGTGTACAAGCGTTACCGAGCTGGAAAGCGCAGAGGGGTGATCATCGAAACCGAGGGTGAGCCGGAGCTTCCCTCCAAAGCCAACGTCAAAAAGCCGGCCTGCGACAGGGAGCCGTTTGATGCCGAGCTGGGCGTTGAGGTGCCAGCGGAAGACGGCCAGGCGGGGATGGCGAAGGAGTTGAAACTGAAGTATCCCGATAAGGAGACGCAGCAGCTAATGAAGCTAGCCACCTGCCGCGGTTTAACACAGCAGGAGAAGAGTTGTGCGTTCTACTTCTGCCATGCCTCGCAGATCACGACAGGGACCGACAACATCCCGAAAAAGGAGTCGGCCGCCGACCTGAACCAGAGAGTCACTCGGTGCGACTTAACATCTCAGATGTCAGAAAATGACCGGTCCGCTAAGGTGTTCTTCCAGCCAGCGGTCTACCAGTGCTTAGAGAACTGCGCCAGCGTTGCGCTGAATTTGTGTCGAGGAGGAAATCTGAGCACAACCGTTGCTGTCGACTTTCAGACGCAAGATGGCACCGCTAAAGCTGGTTCAGACTTTGGCTTCACAAAGGGAACGGTAGTGTTCAGAGCCGGCGAGACACAAAAGGAAATCCGTATCAACATCATCGACGATGACATctttgaggaggaggagcactTCCTGGTCCACTTGAGCGGCGTGAGGGTCCTGTCCGCCGCCAGCGGAGCGGCGACGGACAGCGACAGCCCAGCGGGTTTGGGTTTGCTCTGCACAGCCACAGTCACCATCTTTGACGACGACCACGCGGGCATCTTCACCTTCGAGGAGCCCACGGTGACCGTGAGTGAGAGCGTCGGCGTGATGGAAGTCAGAGTGGTCCGGACCGCGGGGGCTCGGGGAGCTGTGGCCGTGCCGTACAGAACCATCGAGGGGACCGCCAAAGGTGGCGGTGAAGACTTTGAAGACACTCACGGTGTCCTGGAGTTTGACAACGATGAGATCTG TAAAACGCTGCAAATCAACATCATCGATGACGAAAAGTACGAGAAGAACAAAAGTTTTTGGGTGCAGATGGACGAGCCGCGACTTCTGGAGATGAGCCAAAGGAAAG CTGTCCTGCTTCGAGAAGTTG gtgGATTCATTCGAACAG GCAAAGACGTCTACAGAAAGCTACAACCGCAAGAACAACCGAACCCCTCTTCCATTGTTAGCATCTCAG AGGGAGCTGAGGACTTGGGGacaaaggaggaagaggagcggcGCGTCGCACGGATGGGTCGACCGATGTTGGGCGAACACGTCAAACTGGAAGTCGTCATTGAGGAGTCGTACGAGTTTAAG AGCGCAGTGGACAAGGTGCTGAAGAAGACGAGACTGGCCGTGCTGGTGGAAACGACGTCGTGGCGAGAACAATTTGTGGAGGCCATCACAGTCA GCGGTGGCGACAACGACGACAGCGGCAGTGGAGGTGGAAAGAAGCTGCCCTCCGCTCTGGACTACGTCCTGCATTTCCTGACCGTCTTCTGGAAGCTTCTGTTCGTGTTGGTCCCACCCACTGACTACTGGAACGGCTGGGCGTGCTTCGTGGTCTCGATCGTGGTTATCGGCATCCTGACGGCGGTCATCGGGGACCTGGCATCGCACTTCGGCTGCACGGTGGGTCTGAAGGACTCGGTCACAGCTGTGGTGTTTGTTGCACTGGGCACATCAGTACCTG ATACCTTCGCTAGCAAGGCGGCGGCCAGCCAGGACCAGTACGCCGACGCCTCTATCGGCAACGTGACAGGAAGCAATGCCGTCAACGTGTTCCTGGGCATCGGTGTGGCCTGGTCCATCGCTGCCATTTACCACTACTCCAAAAACCAGGTGTTCAGGGTGGACCCGGGAACGCTAGCTTTCTCAGTCACCCTCTTCACCATCTTCGCCTTCATCTGCATCGCCGTCCTCATGTACCGGCGCCGACCCGAGATCGGTGGAGAACTGGGCGGACCGCCGCTCGCTAAGACGGTGACTGCCGGCTTGTTCTTCAGCCTGTGGTTGATGTACATCTTCCTGTCCTCGCTCGAGGCCTACTGCCACATCCGCGGCTTCTGA
- the LOC133403708 gene encoding sodium/calcium exchanger 1-like isoform X14 — MFLGVSIIADRFMASIEVITSQERQITVKKANGTKFTTTVRIWNETVSNLTLMALGSSAPEILLSVVEICGHNFDAGELGPNTIVGSAAFNMFVIIGLCVYVIPDGETRRVKHLRVFFVTATWSVFAYTWLYLILAYFSPGIVEIWEGLLTLFFFPVCVSFAYVADRRLLFYKYVYKRYRAGKRRGVIIETEGEPELPSKANVKKPACDREPFDAELGVEVPAEDGQAGMAKELKLKYPDKETQQLMKLATCRGLTQQEKSCAFYFCHASQITTGTDNIPKKESAADLNQRVTRCDLTSQMSENDRSAKVFFQPAVYQCLENCASVALNLCRGGNLSTTVAVDFQTQDGTAKAGSDFGFTKGTVVFRAGETQKEIRINIIDDDIFEEEEHFLVHLSGVRVLSAASGAATDSDSPAGLGLLCTATVTIFDDDHAGIFTFEEPTVTVSESVGVMEVRVVRTAGARGAVAVPYRTIEGTAKGGGEDFEDTHGVLEFDNDEICKTLQINIIDDEKYEKNKSFWVQMDEPRLLEMSQRKGGTEDLGTKEEEERRVARMGRPMLGEHVKLEVVIEESYEFKSAVDKVLKKTRLAVLVETTSWREQFVEAITVSAGGGDNDDSGSGGGKKLPSALDYVLHFLTVFWKLLFVLVPPTDYWNGWACFVVSIVVIGILTAVIGDLASHFGCTVGLKDSVTAVVFVALGTSVPDTFASKAAASQDQYADASIGNVTGSNAVNVFLGIGVAWSIAAIYHYSKNQVFRVDPGTLAFSVTLFTIFAFICIAVLMYRRRPEIGGELGGPPLAKTVTAGLFFSLWLMYIFLSSLEAYCHIRGF; from the exons ATGTTTCTGGGTGTTTCCATCATTGCCGACCGCTTTATGGCATCCATCGAGGTCATCACATCCCAGGAGCGACagatcactgtaaaaaaagCCAACGGGACGAAGTTCACAACCACCGTGCGCATCTGGAACGAGACCGTGTCTAACCTGACTCTCATGGCGCTGGGTTCATCCGCTCCGGAAATCCTGCTCTCTGTCGTCGAGATTTGCGGTCATAACTTTGACGCCGGCGAACTGGGGCCCAACACCATCGTGGGAAGCGCCGCCTTTAACATGTTCGTCATCATCGGCCTTTGCGTTTATGTCATTCCCGACGGAGAGACCCGCAGGGTCAAGCACCTCCGAGTGTTTTTCGTCACGGCCACCTGGAGCGTCTTTGCCTACACATGGCTCTACCTCATCCTGGCCTACTTCTCTCCGGGCATCGTGGAGATTTGGGAGGGGCTCCTGACCCTCTTCTTCTTTCCCGTTTGTGTCAGCTTTGCGTACGTGGCTGACCGGCGCCTCCTGTTCTACAAGTACGTGTACAAGCGTTACCGAGCTGGAAAGCGCAGAGGGGTGATCATCGAAACCGAGGGTGAGCCGGAGCTTCCCTCCAAAGCCAACGTCAAAAAGCCGGCCTGCGACAGGGAGCCGTTTGATGCCGAGCTGGGCGTTGAGGTGCCAGCGGAAGACGGCCAGGCGGGGATGGCGAAGGAGTTGAAACTGAAGTATCCCGATAAGGAGACGCAGCAGCTAATGAAGCTAGCCACCTGCCGCGGTTTAACACAGCAGGAGAAGAGTTGTGCGTTCTACTTCTGCCATGCCTCGCAGATCACGACAGGGACCGACAACATCCCGAAAAAGGAGTCGGCCGCCGACCTGAACCAGAGAGTCACTCGGTGCGACTTAACATCTCAGATGTCAGAAAATGACCGGTCCGCTAAGGTGTTCTTCCAGCCAGCGGTCTACCAGTGCTTAGAGAACTGCGCCAGCGTTGCGCTGAATTTGTGTCGAGGAGGAAATCTGAGCACAACCGTTGCTGTCGACTTTCAGACGCAAGATGGCACCGCTAAAGCTGGTTCAGACTTTGGCTTCACAAAGGGAACGGTAGTGTTCAGAGCCGGCGAGACACAAAAGGAAATCCGTATCAACATCATCGACGATGACATctttgaggaggaggagcactTCCTGGTCCACTTGAGCGGCGTGAGGGTCCTGTCCGCCGCCAGCGGAGCGGCGACGGACAGCGACAGCCCAGCGGGTTTGGGTTTGCTCTGCACAGCCACAGTCACCATCTTTGACGACGACCACGCGGGCATCTTCACCTTCGAGGAGCCCACGGTGACCGTGAGTGAGAGCGTCGGCGTGATGGAAGTCAGAGTGGTCCGGACCGCGGGGGCTCGGGGAGCTGTGGCCGTGCCGTACAGAACCATCGAGGGGACCGCCAAAGGTGGCGGTGAAGACTTTGAAGACACTCACGGTGTCCTGGAGTTTGACAACGATGAGATCTG TAAAACGCTGCAAATCAACATCATCGATGACGAAAAGTACGAGAAGAACAAAAGTTTTTGGGTGCAGATGGACGAGCCGCGACTTCTGGAGATGAGCCAAAGGAAAGGTGGGA CTGAGGACTTGGGGacaaaggaggaagaggagcggcGCGTCGCACGGATGGGTCGACCGATGTTGGGCGAACACGTCAAACTGGAAGTCGTCATTGAGGAGTCGTACGAGTTTAAG AGCGCAGTGGACAAGGTGCTGAAGAAGACGAGACTGGCCGTGCTGGTGGAAACGACGTCGTGGCGAGAACAATTTGTGGAGGCCATCACAGTCAGCGCAg GCGGTGGCGACAACGACGACAGCGGCAGTGGAGGTGGAAAGAAGCTGCCCTCCGCTCTGGACTACGTCCTGCATTTCCTGACCGTCTTCTGGAAGCTTCTGTTCGTGTTGGTCCCACCCACTGACTACTGGAACGGCTGGGCGTGCTTCGTGGTCTCGATCGTGGTTATCGGCATCCTGACGGCGGTCATCGGGGACCTGGCATCGCACTTCGGCTGCACGGTGGGTCTGAAGGACTCGGTCACAGCTGTGGTGTTTGTTGCACTGGGCACATCAGTACCTG ATACCTTCGCTAGCAAGGCGGCGGCCAGCCAGGACCAGTACGCCGACGCCTCTATCGGCAACGTGACAGGAAGCAATGCCGTCAACGTGTTCCTGGGCATCGGTGTGGCCTGGTCCATCGCTGCCATTTACCACTACTCCAAAAACCAGGTGTTCAGGGTGGACCCGGGAACGCTAGCTTTCTCAGTCACCCTCTTCACCATCTTCGCCTTCATCTGCATCGCCGTCCTCATGTACCGGCGCCGACCCGAGATCGGTGGAGAACTGGGCGGACCGCCGCTCGCTAAGACGGTGACTGCCGGCTTGTTCTTCAGCCTGTGGTTGATGTACATCTTCCTGTCCTCGCTCGAGGCCTACTGCCACATCCGCGGCTTCTGA